A single window of Drosophila suzukii chromosome 3, CBGP_Dsuzu_IsoJpt1.0, whole genome shotgun sequence DNA harbors:
- the LOC108011854 gene encoding uncharacterized protein has protein sequence MRKLVLCLAVLGLISLSLGQTCPPASAEELRCLREWACQYVISLDLRCLIGINGKPLLGNLVSIPGLTGGNSSSPLLGG, from the exons ATGAGGAAATTAGTCTTGTGTCTAGCTGTGCTGGGATTGATATCCCTGTCTCTCGGTCAAACTTGCCCGCCAGCCAGTGCCGAAGAGCTACGG TGCCTCCGGGAATGGGCCTGTCAGTACGTCATTAGCCTGGATCTGCG CTGCCTGATCGGTATAAATGGCAAACCATTGCTGGGCAATCTTGTTTCCATACCCGGCCTTACCGGaggcaacagcagcagcccTCTGTTGGGTGGCTAA
- the LOC108011855 gene encoding loricrin-like, with translation MRKLVLSLAMLGLISLSLGHNNPWESQTQTPVKKVPILVPVPVPVYPKDGGSGGGGGGGGGSGSGGGGGGGGGSGSGGGGGGGGGGGGDGLTCPRPSPEALRCLREWACQYVIRLDLRCLLNLNGNPLLGNLISIPGITGGGSSSGGGGILGGLLGGK, from the exons ATGAGAAAATTAGTCTTGTCCCTAGCTATGCTGGGATTGATATCCCTGTCTCTAGGTCACAAT AACCCCTGGGAATCGCAGACACAGACTCCGGTAAAGAAGGTGCCAATTCTTGTTCCTGTTCCCGTTCCTGTTTACCCGAAAGACGGTGGAagtggaggaggaggtggtggAGGCGGCGGAAGCGGaagtggtggtggtggaggtGGCGGCGGTGGATCCGGAAGTGGTGGTGGCGGCGGCGGGggaggaggaggcggcggCGATGGCCTCACTTGCCCGCGACCCTCTCCCGAAGCTCTACGG TGCCTCCGGGAATGGGCCTGTCAGTACGTCATCCGCCTGGATCTGCG CTGCCTGCTGAATTTAAACGGCAACCCATTGCTGGGCAATCTCATTTCCATACCCGGCATCACcggaggcggcagcagcagcggcggcggtGGCATCTTGGGCGGTCTGCTGGGTGGCAAATAG
- the LOC118877470 gene encoding E3 ubiquitin-protein ligase RNF8, with protein MSSQTKPLEIMSKINDLLGELQKQEKDLEKIYFQESVEDLEKRLPELELNKAQITVYHGLREDILLNLEQEVTKFSSSLPELDRIAEIRSQINEINRDLDKMNEITKCSICKATCDPRGNHCLVSLRCGHLFGQFCINSALRRAYRCPLCLRAAIYYDVRRIYGLNFFPF; from the coding sequence ATGTCAAGTCAAACGAAGCCACTGGAAATTATGAGTAAAATTAACGACTTGTTGGGCGAACTTCAGAAGCAGGAAAAGGATCTCGAAAAGATTTACTTTCAAGAGTCTGTGGAGGATCTGGAGAAGCGATTGCCCGAATTGGAGTTGAACAAAGCCCAGATCACTGTTTATCATGGTCTGCGTGAAGACATCCTGTTGAATTTGGAGCAGGAGGTGACCAAATTTTCATCCTCCCTTCCAGAATTGGATCGTATTGCCGAGATCCGCAGCCAAATAAATGAAATCAACCGGGATCTGGACAAGATGAACGAGATCACCAAATGTTCCATCTGTAAAGCGACCTGTGATCCACGTGGCAATCATTGTCTAGTTTCACTGCGATGTGGACATCTCTTTGGACAATTCTGCATCAACTCTGCCCTCCGGCGGGCATATCGATGTCCCCTTTGCTTGAGGGCAGCTATTTACTACGATGTCCGCAGGATCTACGGCTTAAACTTTTTTCCGTTCTGA
- the LOC108011817 gene encoding uncharacterized protein, which yields MVKTSASLGNSILLGVVLVFLVLATLTEAAPYQELEPRKGHVPVYIRHGDEPLSEIHPGLAEAFKEGQSKSLVTEAPQAETTNPPTSSDSPAPSSSTVSDIASFEAIKAKTE from the exons ATGGTCAAGACATCCGCCAGCCTGGGAAATAGCATCTTGCTAGGTGTAGTTCTAGTATTCCTAGTTCTCGCAACTCTCACCGAGG CGGCACCCTATCAAGAGTTGGAGCCCCGCAAAGGTCATGTGCCCGTCTACATACGACATGGCGATGAGCCCCTGAGTGAAATCCATCCAGGACTGGCCGAGGCCTTCAAGGAGGGTCAGTCTAAG AGTCTCGTCACTGAAGCTCCCCAGGCAGAAACCACAAACCCACCGACCTCATCTGATTCTCCTGCTCCATCCAGTTCAACGGTTTCTGATATAGCCAGCTTTGAGGCCATCAAAGCGAAGACGGAATAA